The Papaver somniferum cultivar HN1 chromosome 6, ASM357369v1, whole genome shotgun sequence genome segment TCTCTATAACATACTAATcttaatttattaattttgatATTTGAATCCTATTTTTGATCACTGATTTAGAATTTTAAATTCTGCTACCATTTATATATTTAGGGTTTCATCTTTCAAATTTCCATGTTATTCCTCAATTAAATCTCTCTGGTATAGAAAATAAATCAGTGCAAATGGAGAAAGAACCACTCCTTTGCCATCCTAGGCAAAAACCACCGGGGATGCATTTAAGAACACCATCAGGTTTATCACCACTTCCAGAAGATGAAGAGATTATAATTCCTTCAAATTTACCACCATCTTCACCATTAACTCCTTCAGAATATAAAGATTATCTCATATTTGGACCTCCATCTCCTTCTACTACTACTACCATAAACATTGATGCTTTAAACCTAgctgattcttcatcttcttcgcttAACGCCTTAGAACAAGACATTCCTCCGCCTCTTACTACTGACACTGCTACTTCTATGACCATTTCCTCGTCGCTGTTATCACCATCAACCTCACGGCTCAATGACCCCTTTACAAAGACTAACAAAACTAATCTTCACCGGTCGAAAACGGCACCAGCTATGGCTGCAATTAACAATGTTGACCATCATGAGGACCACCTTGAAAAGCCTAATTTTGGTACACAACCTGTTATCCGCCAAGCAGTTGTTCTCTTGTTTGTTTACTTATCTCTTGGTGTTGTTATTTATTCGTGTAATCGAGATAATTTCTCAGCTATAGAGACACACCCGGTCGTAGATGCTCTTTACTTTTGTATTGTCACTATGTGCACCATTGGGTATGGTGATATTACCCCTACAACTACGTCGGCCAAGTTGTTCTCGATTATGTTTGTTTTAGTTGGGTTTGGATTTATTGATATTTTGCTCAGTGGGATGGTTAGTTACTTTCTGGATATACAAGAGAATATGATCTTGACAACAGTTAAAGGTGGTATAAACACTGGTGCTGGATTTCGTGATAGGAAGCATGATTCTAGAACTAGAAGGTACTTCATTGATGTGAAGAAGGGGAGAATGAGGATACGAATAAAGGTGGGATTGGCATTAGGGGTTGTGGTTCTTTGTATTGGGATTGGTACTGGCGTTATGCATTTTGTGGAGAAGTTAGGCTGGTTAGATTCGTTTTATCTTTCGGTGATGTCGGTCACAACTGTTGGATATGGAGATCGAGCATTTAATTCTCTCCCTGGCCGTATATTTGCCTCAATTTGGCTTTTGGTGTCTACACTTGCCGTAGCTCGAGCATTCCTTTACTTGGCTGAGGCTAGAGTTGATAAGCGGCATAGGACGATGACTAAGTGGGTGCTTCGTCAAGATATGACTGTCAAAGAGTTTCTTGCTGCTGACATGGACCAGAATGGTTATGTGAGGTTCGTGTTTCCGTTTCACTTAGATATTCATTTCTGATAGGTTTATATCTAGCTTGAAAATGTGGATTATTAGAGACTTTACTTACGAAAATCAAATCTTAAGCTTGTAACTGTCTGTCTGTCTGTCTGTCTGTCTGTCTGTCTGTCTGTCTGTCTGTCTGTCTCATGTCAAGTGTTGTAGCTTTTCTGCTGCAGTCCTTTCTGTTAGTAGCGCCTTTCATTTAAGCAGCAGTTTGTTTGAGTTCCTGAATATTCggacaataaaaagaaaaaagaagaaaaaaatgacatCCAGATAGTTATGAATTCCATTGAGTTTCCCTTGATCTAACAACCCAAAATTAAGTTATTTCAAATGCACCAAATGACCTTTCAAATTGTATAGCATTTCTGTTGCAGTCCTTTCTGTTAGTAGCCCCTTTAATTTGAGAAGCAGTTAGTTTTTTATGCAAACAAGAAAATAGGTAGCTCAGATCAAACCATACATTTGTTATATTTTAAGTTAAACTCTAGCTTTTCCATCCTGCTTATTAGTTATTAGCATTTGAAAATCCTTTAGGAATGCTATGTGAATTATGGAATTAATTGCATAATCCTTCCCGTTTTGTATCAAAGTATTACTGGTATGTTCTTTGCGGTAGTAGGTTCAACATGTTGGTGCCTGTTCGCGTCTTTTGTTTAAGATAATTCTTCTCCTTCCTGAAATTCAGAATTTGGGCTGCACCCCCAGTCACATGTTTTATGATTTCATTGGAATGTACAATAGATCTTGGATTCATTTCTTGGATCTGTATGAGCACCAATTTGGTCCAAGATTCATGAAACCTCTATACTTATCTGGTGACTGTTGCTCTTTATTTTATTACTCAGCTATTCAACTGTCGTCACTTGAATTTAACAAGGGTTCTAATGTTTCATTGTTTTTTGGTTTCTAATGCTAATTATTGATTCTTACATACATTTTATTGTGCAGCAAATCTGAGTATGTCATATACAAGCTCAAAGAGATGAACAAGATAGCAGAAAAAGATATCCAACAGATCTGCGCACAGTTTGATAGGCTGGACGAAGGTAATTGTGGAAAAATAACTCTCGCCAATCTCTGGGAAAATCGTCATTGAGCCATGGAAGGGTGTTATTCCTTTGGTTGATGGAAATTATTATGATAAAAGTTAAAAAAAGGTGGAAGTTGTGAGGATCTCATGCCTCTATGTACTGAGCCAACTGATGCATCCGAAATCTCTGCGCTtctgtttttgttctttttttttttgcagttctgTCTGTTTCTGTTGTATAACGGCGGTGCAGTAAGATGAGTTTCTTAAATTTATAACAGTCCAAATTATTTGGTACTTATGTAGCCTCTCTagtaataagatgatcaagttgTTGGACAATGATATCCATAAATCATAATCTAATGTCGAACAGGTAAGTCAATTTCCTTACCTCAGGGTGGGTTGCGTCTCGGCGGGCTGGCAGCCGGTGTAAAAACTTCGTCGCATCTTTGGAGATAAGATCGTTACGCGATTTATCTCTGATCGacctggtacttgctactggaaaagagctttggttttggttttggaagATCAGCACGAACGGCTATCATAACGTACATGACCAGTTACCTCGTCCACCCGTTTAAGTCATGTGGCGGCTACTGAGGCAGGCTGCCACATGTTTATGTGATTTCAATCTCGGAGGGTATTTTCATAAGAGATCTGGGTTTCAATTTAGCTAGCCTTTGTAACCCTCCTCCTCACATCCCTTGGATTGAACTAGTCTGGCAGGAAACCTCCTATCTTTATGCAATTTTATGCAATTGGTAGAAAGTAAGGAGTTAGAGAGTGCTCACGCTAATCAGCCAGGACTTGAAGTAGGTGTCATGTACCCCCTGGGGGAGGGGAGTTACCATATCGTATTCGGGTTGGTTGTTAGTAGTAGTTAGGGGTAGGAGTAGCTTATCAATTGTAAGGGTGCCCCATATCCTACACGCGCCTGTCTATAGTATTACTTGTAGTTAGTAGTGTTTAGATTAAGTACGGTTGCCTTTATCAGATGTAATGGGATGTGATCCTAGTCGTTGGATCTGGTTGGGAGAAACTAGCTTTATAAGGGCGTCGAGTCTGTAATGGAAGATTAAGAAAGAACATTTCAATAATATCAGTATTAGGTTTAGTTGTAATTTAGATATTCTCTTAGTTACAAATCCAATCTTGTCATTGTACATCtaggtacatgacaattggtatcagagccgtttCGATTCGTGGGGATTTGATGATGAGCTCCTTGGTTACCAAAGAGAATATTCAATCCATATTTGCTGAAACTTTTGCTGAATTTTTTGAAGGTAGAAACATCAATTTGGGAAATCCAGTGGGAGCAAGATATACTTCAATGTCTAATAATGGTGGTAGCTCGTCATCTGATGAAGCAGACTCTACTAAATCAAATGGAATTGACGACCTAATTAGTGGATCGGTTTCTCAATCTTCTGACTCTCATGATTTCTGTGTTGTTGCATCTGAAGAAGCAAAATCAATTCCTACTTTATTCATTTATAAGATGATGACTCTCTCAAATTCGAATTGCTCATTCTTTCGTTTTTCTTCGCTGAAGAGGAAGATTTCCCTGATGAGGCAACCTAAAGAAGTTAGGAATAATGAGGATAATTGTGAGAAATTTGAATGCTCGAAAGAATTGGTCATTAATCACGGTAAACTAACTGGTAAGAATCGTTTTACTATTCTCTTTGATGATTCTCGCGTGTTTTTCGATCGGGGTAAGTCTGTTGTTCTCTCCTCAACTTCTAATGGTAATTTGCTTCGATTGATTATTCAATTTGGGTATATATCAAAATTTTCATCTATGCAGTCATTTCAACTTTTATGTGTTAATGACCCCAAAGTTTATGATGAGAGGAAGTTGTTTGTTCATATAGCTAAGAGAAACAGAATTTTGAAACTCATATGGGTTAGGATATATGAACCTGAAATGGTACAGGAATTCTTGGGTAAACTGCCTGATAGCGTTTTGTGGATCTGGAACAATGGTGGTGTTTcttattatctttattttgtgCACCTTTGTTCcgtatttgatcgtggaaaaggAATTCAGATTACTCAAGGGTCTACTCATTCTGTGAATGAGTATAAATTCTCTTTTAGTCTATCTAATTCTCATTCATTGATACTCGATGAGTGTTCCAATTTATGGGCTACTAACAATGGAAATTTAGTCTTTGAGTTCATTCTAGTAGATTGCAAGTGGTCTGGGAAAATGTTGCAGTATGGCCAGCCTCTATGGTCTAGGTTGATAGATCCATTGACACGGGTTAATGCAGctggtatttgatgagtgctaaaaagtgcatatttctatatatttttcttggcatttaactcatcttttgtgcattaattctacattttatcccatattatgtgtttttgttgttttgaagaataaatactttttttaattaattttgcatttttaggtactaaataaagcctggttatctcacggagcgaaaagagcaaaggaacggcaaagactcccgctaggaggaagcgaagaatgatgtttgcaagagccggatcaactagaagtgggcttgaagaggaagaattgttcttaaagaagatatgggcttggcatacccaagacccaaaacccttacccaaatccatttccattatccatacccatttccatgagagccgtcagattggatccatctcatcatccaacggtcgcctcatcattgtgcatcaaactccgaagctcctgtcaaacactatagtacctaactccatctgaagccgtcagttttgttgtatctcatcatccaacggtcgctcctatcgcgccgttggatcattccatcaccttttcatcctacgctttcgcttcgctgagcatcaacctttgatacacccgcctcacaccctagcatcagaaacctacaccctcaaccaaacgaaccctaaccccatttccatcgatctcttcccctctcttcttcccaaattctctgcaaaactctcttctcgtctgcaacaccaccacctccactgtctcctctaccgcaaccatttctatcactgccaccacctccatcagctcagtccttcccccaaaacccatccctTTACTATCCTAGACATTTTGCAAAACTCACACCTCTTTATCTGAACCCTAGGGTGGGGGATTTGTAAAACatctcgagctagtatttcagagacgacaagagcagcaacattagcagaggaggagaagtacgagcatgggtcgaagcagaaatcacagtgggtgagttgaattgaaaattcccaaaatcaaaattagggtttcaaaatttagggtttctaaattttgggggaaaacattgtactaTAAATTGAGAACATTGGGTGTATGTAAAACTTATGCCTGggatagccagagcttcacccaagaggactggactagccagttcctcaactgtgttatcttcagttcatgttttgtttgaatgcaatgttgtttcaagtgtaatttccatgttctaagctcataactagggtgatgaggaaaccctttgagccattgctaagtttcattcagttataaacataattcttgttgtgcttgaaatgtttaggatagtcttaatcaaagcactttgcattttgctctcacagtcatgtatgcattgtagttagaacaccaccatgtgattgtgctacatctcatgcttaattgtctgttatgaatcctctgactagttgtactctaaatcagacaattagtacttaggatgaatactttagttgtgattagaacatcctttaggttgttaaaacacctaagtggcttctctgtgggtagttgcagtgtgagagccccaactactactaggattagaattatcttagttcctttagcttcctttctaacccaaccctttgatgagcagcaggcatagaacctccactgccatctagttagtcagttgagccaagaagctcactgataactatacaagggacaatatttatgtggaactaggataacttagtctaggtgaaatggtggaatctaatccctagtcttcacccaaaatccctctttcctttactgtttcttgtttttatttgattccctttacttctttgctgtcacttcactgccttaggctcattgcctttgtttcattagctcactgccactgctacacttagagatctagcttatctaggaaaccttcaatcacacacacctagtctctgtggttcgaccctgacttgcacacatctactacaacagaccctgtgcacttgcaggtataacaagtaggcttctttcttgctcttattttacactcttaaaagcctaccaagtttttggcaccgccgctggggactggtgctgtgttgaagttgttttcttgcttacattcctgcatcataacttgcatattcatctttgcgttgcattcctgcatgagcatttagtgtaacttaactgttttgtattgcatcagcatattgcatcttagtgtaacttgcatcagcatcttgcatattgcatcttggTTTGCATATCATTTCTGTTATCCCTCATTGTTTCTTTGCtccacccatttgcttcaaagagactgatcatctctttttgagccaacaggtgttgttgctgcttcctgttgctgctgccaagactgctgatgttgctgctccctgctgctgctgctgagtccctgctgctgctgctgcccttctgctgttgttgagttgctggtctgagcttgttgctgagaaccaagcccaactgggctgtgcaaccaaaatcagagcagctgggctgtgcttaaagagtaagcctaaacccattaagagaacccaaattgtgggcttccattttctattgggtttgtaatttgaactgaactgtgggcttgacccaacaacatttgtaaaacattttcaaaagCCCAAGTGGGCCTTGTCCTTCAACAAACTGAGAGCCCAACAACCAAACACCCAGTTGGGCCTCGCACTTCAGTCACTGGAAGCCCAGAACCCGGctgaactcagctgggcttcgttagtttctgggcttgctgaagtcgttagtgggccgtgtacccaaactctaggccgaaagttgggctctgtttcacaacaatttttccaaaacccaacagtgggcttggccttttatcccataaaaccaaagttttcaaaacccaataaaccaaagtgttttcttttcccattaaaaaccaaatttctttttcaaacccgacaaaaccaaatgttacccataaaaaccaaatttttcccaaatatccaaacccattaaaaaccaaattttgggctttgtaacatagttacttagcttttgagcccaatcatgtctagatcttggtctacagttggggaatacaacaaatcccttagggaacttgcgtatggacatactccacgttatgaacctcccatagaccatgatgtcaatagtcataggaattattatggacattttcaaagtcccgagcttcaatacatgaaccctaatgactattcgcacatgcatcgttcactacaacgtgaaaatgaacattttgctaatgcctcactcacacaatcatctcttgtggatcaattagaagctcgaatcgcaactttagaaatgcaatcacatgaggaatctgtcacatctaattttcttaggcaacctgaaatctatgcatgtcccgcatgtggtagtttagaccaccctgttgagaattgtcatattttgcataattttaggcaatctagaaaaaatccaaggtatgaaatgcccataaattgtgagactggtagtcattgggaccataatcaaacctttgagggttgcgatcaatcttttataaaccctaatgaccatacacacatgtaccaatcaccacaatttgaacatgaagaattttgtactcccatgaatttagactccaccgtagaagctctcagtgagctaaactttgatagatctacatcacgaattcaggcgaagttagatcagattttgcttcacctacaaaaggaggaaattcatgaggaaatgtatgttgtccataatgaagtgtctagtcccattcatgtaaatgatgttgaatatgaacctaatttataggaacatgaatcgactaatgacaccaccactgttaatgaggactaatatgcatgctaccatgatgatgattatgatgattatgatgttatgttagaagaacatgaaaatattgtggaacctgttggttcaataacatatggcttctcgccctcgatcttcatgaatgttgttttttctaatactcattataattcatatgattttgatattgacatgggattcctacaattattctgtgaagatgagcatgacataggaataattgaatcttctgtagacactaatgttattatgcatgaaaatatatttgatgtgtctgattctccacctaggtcacattgtgatatttctcctgatttgccgatgcatgagaataaatctgttgatgatgttgattctgattgtgggcttgctaatttatttgatgaatgtgagcatgttgtgacacttgtagaagacttaggagatattgatttgattaataatgatgtgtctatcgtcctgcctgagtcacaatctaatggccttccacccaacctagatttggtttgtaccgatattgtcaaaccaacttttctgaaaattcccaacctaggtttggaactgtgtgcttcccaagtccttttggactattttgcatctaagtataatatctttgaggagccacagttggaattagcatgtttgcccgtccctagcaaagttcatttcgagctagaccttgtgcatgatgaacccccaaaactgcgagagtttgtatccaaaattttatctgttgaaaaatccaggtttgggggtagctcattttgtttcacagcttcacttgcatgcctatcatattattattgtgtgaagctgttgaaatgtctacacttcgtcttttgggttgatcctcaactctttagattgttagtgtatggtgaattttttgtatataatccagtagataaaaaatttaaaaacccttttgttccttttgtatatattttgctaatccaatatgatctcggctgaaatatgttagatttttgccttgaataacggagttctaatcttgctttcgccgacatccgggtattctccttcctttttctctactcaacatgatcctcttcatatgttgtattataattctttttattcatcttttgaaacattgaggacaatgtttagtttaggtttgaggGTAtaaagtagataccatgataatatgccataattgaaaacaagaactcatgctatattgaaaaaattgaactcttcctttttgaaaaaagaaatcaaaaatcaaaacaaaaaaattgaaaaaatgataaaaacataaaaatggagctcatttaccttgaattgttgactcttgtgcaaatatgtatttttattaggattcttagtctagatatttaggcacccctgattctagcacaattcacatagtgataagaaacttgcacgcgcacgatctaccaatacatgtatagcctcatccttgaggtgttctatcggaagttttagttgccaatcactttagaatactgaacgaaacttgactagattgttctttggttggttgggatagaaggtggaggttacattaagaaagacaaccatcgaatttaactgggtgcatcaaaaagggctacctcttgcaaagtgtcatgtaattttttgtttctttttgttatgtatcaaaagaactaccatatgtaaaaatcaattccttcttcaaaaaaaaaaataaataaaaaaaaaataaacgatgtatatattcagaaaaaaaaataatatcagaaaaaaattcaaaaaaatcaagtatttagcaattccattctctcttgtctaaaaataaaagagagtagtcaatgtaagtaagagtcatgtaaagagtcatcttttgtgtttttgtgttataagcaaggaagggtgtatgccattgatgtacaacgcgagtaattgtgaaatacctccaactcattcacaattctcgtaaagtccggacaactagctagatttcgaccttggttcttagcctgagaaactatctcttggtgattagtagtcataacatccgatctttgtttacacatgtgtagatacactttacactcttatcacatgtctttatttgttatcagtgctaggattgtgccttagatagctagattgacatctccattttgttgtgagcttaaactgtcttgcacatgtcacatttgatggaatatgagcttatattttgtcctagaactttgtaggtacgttctaagcaaaccttcacgagacttcactcgtccactagggacacttagtggtttaaaaggcttagtgcatacgctaaatgcattcgagagaccagcgacagtggtataggtaggatttccttagttttgttttacttgaggacaagtaaaattcaggtttgggggtatttgatgagtgctaaaaagtgcatatttctatatatttttcttggcatttaactcatcatttgtgcattaattctacattttatcccatattctgtgttttcgttgttttcaagaataaatacttttcttaattgcatttttaggtactaaataaagcctggttatctcacggagcgaaaagagcaaaggaacggcaaagactcccgctaggaggaagtgaagaatgatgtttgcaagagccggatcaactagaagtggacttgaagaggaagaattgttcttaaagaagatatgggcttggcatacccaagacccaaaacccttacccaaatccatttccattatccatacccatttccatgagagccgtcagattggatccatctcatcatccagcggtcgcctcatcattgtgcatcaaactccgaagctcctgtcaaacactatagtacctaactccatctgaagctgtcagttttgttgtatctcatcatccaacggtcgctcctatcgcgccgttggatcattccatcaccttttcatcctacgctttcgcttcgctgagcatcaacctttgatacacccgcctcaaaccctagcatcagaaacctacaccctcaaccaaacgaacactaatcccatttccatcgatctcttcccctctcttcttcccaaattctctgcaaaactctcttctcgtctgcaacaccaccacctccactgtctcc includes the following:
- the LOC113289723 gene encoding two-pore potassium channel 3-like, yielding MEKEPLLCHPRQKPPGMHLRTPSGLSPLPEDEEIIIPSNLPPSSPLTPSEYKDYLIFGPPSPSTTTTINIDALNLADSSSSSLNALEQDIPPPLTTDTATSMTISSSLLSPSTSRLNDPFTKTNKTNLHRSKTAPAMAAINNVDHHEDHLEKPNFGTQPVIRQAVVLLFVYLSLGVVIYSCNRDNFSAIETHPVVDALYFCIVTMCTIGYGDITPTTTSAKLFSIMFVLVGFGFIDILLSGMVSYFLDIQENMILTTVKGGINTGAGFRDRKHDSRTRRYFIDVKKGRMRIRIKVGLALGVVVLCIGIGTGVMHFVEKLGWLDSFYLSVMSVTTVGYGDRAFNSLPGRIFASIWLLVSTLAVARAFLYLAEARVDKRHRTMTKWVLRQDMTVKEFLAADMDQNGYVSKSEYVIYKLKEMNKIAEKDIQQICAQFDRLDEGNCGKITLANLWENRH